One region of Bactrocera neohumeralis isolate Rockhampton chromosome 5, APGP_CSIRO_Bneo_wtdbg2-racon-allhic-juicebox.fasta_v2, whole genome shotgun sequence genomic DNA includes:
- the LOC126758638 gene encoding probable cytochrome P450 28d1: MFLFTFIVLVSLVAAVLIVYLRWHFNYWRKRGVCGPQPDLLVGTFPRTSAGQCNLLEELHEIYLRYRVSQKFVGIFTARAPKLFICDPQLALQILTQHFKSFRDNESSQWTNASVEQLRLSSPFVSTGEEWKARRSELVPALTINKIRSFYSAMRDSAQKACEFLTAGGEQPQDAKELANRFTAQFMSNFIWGIEGNAFSVQQKASAPSLSPVHCMARDIILQSLQCIRYYGRTAAWPWLRKLRPVRFFPVSADRFFQQLLVDALNVRAKQQTGEGGGGRGDVIDHLQQLREKKSLNAIQIAGHSTTVLIDGYETGAMLIAHCLLLLARNPRVQRKLREELLAADVADSFDALNELPYLEQCLHETLRLFPPLPTLFKLCTESVTLKNFDGSALTLHPGDSVYISTYSFHRDAEYFENPEDFWPERFAEEMGGVRKYREMGVFMPFGDGPRMCPGMKLGLSEAKVAVSELISKFEITASDETRTDNKIATDSFLLTIDGKIELVFHRRP, from the exons ATCTGCGTTGGCATTTCAATTATTGGCGTAAGCGTGGAGTGTGTGGACCTCAACCGGATTTGCTCGTCGGCACGTTTCCAAGGACCAGCGCCGGACAGTGCAATTTACTGGAGGAGTTACACGAGATTTATCT TCGTTACAGGGTCTCACAAAAGTTTGTAGGCATATTTACCGCACGCGCGCCGAAACTTTTTATATGCGACCCACAGCTGGCTCTGCAAATTTTGACGCaacattttaaaagttttcgcGATAACGAATCTTCCCAATGG ACGAACGCAAGCGTGGAGCAACTGCGACTCAGCAGCCCTTTCGTTTCCACCGGAGAGGAATGGAAGGCCCGGCGCTCGGAATTGGTGCCAGCGTTGACCATTAATAAG ATTCGCTCCTTTTACTCAGCAATGCGTGACAGTGCACAGAAAGCCTGCGAGTTCCTCACAGCTGGGGGTGAGCAGCCCCAAGATGCCAAAGAA CTGGCCAATCGCTTCACAGCCCAGTTCATGTCCAACTTCATATGGGGAATTGAAGGCAACGCCTTCAGTGTACAGCAGAAAGCGAGTGCACCCTCGCTCTCACCCGTGCATTGCATGGCAAGAGATATTATTTTGCAATCGCTGCAATGTATACGTTATTATGGGCGCACCGCTGCTTGGCCTTGGCTGCGTAAATTACGGCCGGTGCGTTTCTTTCCGGTCTCCGCGGATCGTTTCTTTCAACAGCTACTCGTGGACGCTTTGAATGTACGCGCCAAGCAGCAGACTGGCGAGGGTGGCGGTGGGCGCGGCGATGTGATCGATCACCTGCAGCAGCTCAGGGAGAAAAAATCCTTAAATGCCATACAAATTGCCGGACATTCAACAACAGTTTTGATTGATGGCTATGAAACGGGAGCGATGCTGATTGCGCATTGCCTGTTGCTG CTTGCGCGCAATCCACGCGTTCAACGGAAGCTCAGAGAGGAACTGCTCGCTGCCGACGTCGCTGACAGTTTCGATGCGCTAAATGAACTGCCCTATCTCGAACAGTGTCTACATG AAACTCTGCGCCTTTTTCCACCGCTGCCAACGCTTTTCAAACTCTGCACTGAGTCAgtcactttgaaaaattttgacgGATCTGCGCTGACTCTGCACCCTGGTGATAGCGTCTATATTTCAACTTACTCTTTTCATCGTGACGCCGAGTACTTTGAAAACCCCGAGGACTTTTGGCCTGAGCGCTTTGCAGAGGAGATGGGCGGTGTACGCAAATATCGAGAGATGGGTGTTTTCATGCCATTCGGAGATGGACCGCGTATGTGTCCAG GCATGAAGTTGGGTTTATCTGAGGCCAAGGTCGCTGTATCTGAGCTGATAAGTAAATTCGAGATTACCGCTAGCGATGAGACCCGCACCGATAACAAAATAGCAACTGACTCATTTCTGTTAACGATCGACGGGAAAATCGAACTTGTGTTCCATCGGAGGCCATGA